A single Nocardioides bizhenqiangii DNA region contains:
- a CDS encoding Rossmann-fold NAD(P)-binding domain-containing protein: protein MTTNLIIGGTGKTGRRVASRLQDRGLPVTSLSRPEFDWADPATWSSVEQPAATAYVTFAPDLTFPGAPDGVADVVERMARSGVRRFVLLSGRGEAEAQRVEDRMIEVAERYGAEWGVVRCGIFMQNFDEGVFAPALEAGHFRFSAGAVREPFLDVEDVADVAVGMLVGEVSLNRAYELTGPELLTFAEATSAIAAASGRPITYAEISTAELAADLVAAGFPAEDAEELAGLFDHILDGHNEHLADGVREALGRPASSFTEYAARAVAGGAWVGRAAAS, encoded by the coding sequence ATGACAACGAACCTGATCATCGGCGGCACCGGCAAGACCGGTCGCCGCGTCGCGTCCCGCCTCCAGGACCGGGGCCTCCCGGTCACCTCCCTCTCCCGTCCCGAGTTCGACTGGGCCGATCCGGCCACCTGGTCGTCGGTCGAGCAGCCCGCGGCGACGGCGTACGTCACCTTCGCCCCCGACCTCACCTTCCCGGGCGCCCCGGACGGGGTGGCCGACGTCGTCGAGCGGATGGCGCGATCCGGCGTCCGCCGGTTCGTGCTCCTCTCCGGCCGCGGCGAGGCCGAGGCCCAGCGCGTCGAGGACCGGATGATCGAGGTCGCGGAGAGGTACGGAGCCGAGTGGGGCGTCGTCCGCTGCGGCATCTTCATGCAGAACTTCGACGAGGGCGTGTTCGCCCCGGCCCTCGAGGCCGGACACTTCCGGTTCTCGGCGGGCGCCGTGCGCGAGCCGTTCCTCGACGTCGAGGACGTCGCCGACGTCGCGGTCGGGATGCTGGTCGGCGAGGTCTCATTGAATCGGGCCTACGAGCTCACCGGACCCGAGCTGTTGACGTTCGCCGAGGCGACGTCGGCCATCGCCGCCGCGAGCGGCCGGCCCATCACCTACGCCGAGATCAGCACGGCCGAGCTGGCGGCAGACCTGGTCGCCGCCGGCTTCCCGGCCGAGGACGCGGAGGAGCTGGCCGGCCTGTTCGACCACATCCTCGACGGGCACAACGAGCACCTCGCGGACGGCGTACGCGAGGCTCTCGGTCGTCCGGCTTCCTCCTTCACCGAGTACGCCGCGCGCGCCGTCGCCGGCGGAGCCTGGGTTGGTCGGGCGGCCGCGTCATGA
- a CDS encoding anthrone oxygenase family protein has protein sequence MTGPIGHAALIAGTLGTGLIAGLFFGFSTAVMPGLRRTDDRTFVATMQGINEAILNPVFLTVYVAPVVCLAFAAFTGPARPWVIAALVLYLATVVITGAGNIPLNDELVGAGLPDSASALESIRTAFEKPWNRLHLARTATVVAAFGCCLGALRAA, from the coding sequence ATGACCGGGCCGATCGGCCACGCCGCGCTGATTGCGGGCACCCTCGGCACCGGGCTCATCGCCGGACTCTTCTTCGGGTTCTCGACGGCGGTGATGCCGGGCCTCCGCCGGACCGATGACCGCACCTTCGTCGCCACCATGCAGGGGATCAACGAGGCGATCCTCAATCCGGTCTTCCTCACGGTGTACGTCGCTCCGGTCGTCTGCCTCGCCTTCGCCGCGTTCACCGGCCCGGCCCGACCGTGGGTGATCGCCGCGCTGGTCCTCTACCTGGCGACGGTGGTGATCACCGGAGCCGGCAACATCCCGCTCAACGACGAGCTCGTCGGGGCCGGGTTGCCCGACTCGGCGTCGGCGCTCGAGTCCATCCGGACGGCGTTCGAGAAGCCGTGGAACCGGCTCCACCTCGCCCGGACCGCCACCGTGGTCGCGGCCTTCGGCTGCTGCCTCGGTGCGCTGCGCGCCGCCTGA
- a CDS encoding EthD domain-containing protein, with product MEKIDLLIWDDDAADAAANLQVPGLHSLQVSVAADLPAAPLLLGKGSSLRGHAAVWVDSVDVWPELVDQVPGDAYLVTESVPQAVGTGELLTHFSWFPKPGRLSEEEFFHGWHTVHTPSSARLHPRRQGYVRDAVARTLTPGSPPVRAIVSEFFAEDDYLDPARLFAPDELSTTIEELPLYADQEDVSSCPLRRVR from the coding sequence ATGGAGAAGATCGATCTGCTGATCTGGGACGACGACGCGGCCGATGCCGCCGCGAACCTGCAGGTCCCGGGGCTCCACTCGCTCCAGGTGTCGGTCGCCGCCGACCTGCCCGCCGCGCCGCTGCTGCTCGGGAAGGGCTCGTCCCTCCGCGGCCACGCGGCGGTCTGGGTCGACTCGGTGGACGTGTGGCCCGAGCTCGTCGACCAGGTCCCGGGCGACGCCTACCTGGTGACCGAGTCGGTGCCCCAGGCCGTCGGGACGGGCGAGTTGCTGACCCACTTCTCGTGGTTCCCCAAGCCGGGTCGGCTGTCCGAGGAGGAGTTCTTCCACGGCTGGCACACCGTCCACACCCCGTCCTCGGCACGGCTCCATCCCCGCCGCCAGGGCTACGTCCGCGACGCCGTGGCCCGCACCCTCACTCCCGGCTCCCCGCCGGTCCGGGCGATCGTGAGCGAGTTCTTCGCCGAGGACGACTACCTCGACCCTGCACGGCTCTTCGCACCCGACGAGCTGAGCACGACGATCGAGGAGCTGCCGCTCTACGCCGACCAGGAGGACGTGTCGAGCTGCCCCCTCCGGCGCGTGCGCTAG
- a CDS encoding serine/threonine-protein kinase — protein sequence MTDLEGRYRLGDVLGRGGVADVYRARDLVLDRDVAVKMLRESVDDSDRSRFVGEARMLAGLSHPSIVTVLDVGVAEGHPFLVMELVEGPTLAAALHDGPLPPDQVAEIGAALASALAHAHEQGAVHRDVKPANVLLGPGGAKLADFGIARLVGDTVHHTRTGTTIGTPAYLSPEQVGGSDVGPPTDVYSLGLVLLEALTGERAFPGSPTESAVARLHRPPEIPSDLSAGWSAILAAMTATDPSERPPADAAAARMPVPGTVPPPGTAGPPTATLVLETGAAGSVGRRPAKAVGAVVAVAVVVAGVAVAGQVLGDRGESPDAPDTPPTASSTTEPETRETEGATGTSQDEASGDETPTEQADKGKGKGEGKDEGKDEGKDEGKDEGKDEDKGKGGGKNKGGGQNKG from the coding sequence GTGACCGACCTGGAGGGCCGCTACCGGCTCGGCGACGTACTCGGCCGGGGTGGCGTCGCCGACGTCTACCGCGCGCGGGACCTCGTGCTCGACCGGGACGTGGCCGTCAAGATGCTGCGGGAGTCGGTCGACGACAGCGATCGGTCGCGCTTCGTCGGCGAGGCCCGGATGCTGGCCGGGTTGTCCCACCCCAGCATCGTGACGGTGCTCGACGTGGGTGTCGCGGAGGGCCATCCCTTCCTCGTGATGGAGCTGGTCGAGGGACCGACCCTCGCCGCGGCACTGCACGACGGACCACTGCCGCCAGACCAGGTCGCAGAGATAGGCGCCGCGCTCGCATCCGCGCTCGCGCATGCGCACGAGCAGGGCGCGGTCCACCGCGACGTGAAGCCGGCGAACGTGCTCCTCGGTCCGGGCGGCGCCAAGCTCGCCGACTTCGGGATCGCCCGGTTGGTCGGAGACACCGTGCACCACACCAGGACGGGGACGACCATCGGAACCCCGGCCTATCTCTCGCCCGAGCAAGTGGGAGGCTCCGATGTCGGGCCGCCGACCGATGTCTACTCGCTCGGCCTGGTGCTGCTCGAGGCCCTGACCGGCGAGCGTGCCTTCCCGGGGTCGCCGACGGAGTCTGCGGTGGCGCGGCTGCACCGGCCGCCCGAGATCCCGAGTGACTTGTCCGCGGGCTGGAGCGCGATTCTCGCCGCGATGACGGCGACGGACCCGAGCGAGCGCCCGCCCGCAGACGCGGCTGCGGCACGGATGCCGGTCCCCGGCACGGTGCCTCCTCCCGGCACGGCGGGACCGCCGACGGCCACGCTGGTGCTCGAGACCGGCGCCGCCGGCTCCGTAGGACGGCGCCCCGCCAAGGCCGTCGGCGCGGTGGTCGCCGTCGCCGTCGTGGTCGCGGGAGTCGCGGTTGCCGGGCAGGTCCTCGGCGACCGCGGCGAGTCTCCCGACGCGCCCGATACGCCGCCCACTGCCTCCTCCACCACCGAGCCGGAGACGCGCGAGACGGAGGGCGCGACCGGTACCAGTCAGGACGAGGCCAGCGGCGACGAGACCCCGACCGAGCAGGCCGACAAGGGCAAGGGCAAGGGCGAGGGGAAGGACGAGGGGAAGGACGAGGGGAAGGACGAGGGGAAGGACGAGGGGAAGGACGAGGACAAGGGCAAGGGCGGCGGCAAGAACAAGGGCGGCGGTCAGAACAAGGGCTAG
- a CDS encoding TIGR03617 family F420-dependent LLM class oxidoreductase has protein sequence MAIEIDVTYHGDPAGIVAAARNIEERGGTDGLFVPEGAHDPFVYLTLAAEHTERLRLGTSIALAFARSPMAMAYPAYDVHRLSGGRFVLGLGSQIKPHIERRYSMPWSRPADRMREYIAAVRAIWHTWQTGDALDFRGDFYTHTLMPPLFNPGPVPFPSPEIWLAGVGPRMVATAGAVADGFICHPLLSRDYLADVLQPQLEDGRASTGATGGFTLAAMAMVATGRTEEEYADAVAGTKRQIGFYASTPAYKPVLDHHGWGDLHGEAHAFTKAGRWTELGDLVDDEVLTTLAVVGELDRVGADVRARFDGLASRVVLSIPYAADDALGLDIASS, from the coding sequence GTGGCCATCGAAATCGACGTGACCTACCACGGCGACCCGGCAGGGATCGTCGCCGCCGCGAGGAACATCGAGGAGCGGGGCGGCACCGACGGTCTCTTCGTGCCCGAGGGCGCGCACGACCCGTTCGTCTACCTCACGCTTGCGGCGGAGCACACCGAACGCCTGCGGCTGGGTACGTCGATCGCGCTGGCGTTCGCCCGGTCGCCGATGGCGATGGCCTACCCGGCGTACGACGTGCACCGGCTCTCCGGCGGCCGCTTCGTGCTCGGACTCGGATCGCAGATCAAGCCGCACATCGAGCGCCGCTACTCGATGCCCTGGTCGCGACCGGCGGACCGGATGCGCGAGTACATCGCGGCGGTCCGGGCGATCTGGCACACCTGGCAGACCGGTGACGCACTGGACTTCCGCGGCGACTTCTACACCCACACCCTGATGCCGCCGCTGTTCAACCCGGGGCCGGTCCCCTTCCCGTCGCCCGAGATCTGGCTGGCCGGTGTGGGCCCGCGGATGGTCGCCACCGCCGGCGCCGTGGCGGACGGCTTCATCTGCCACCCGCTCCTCTCCCGCGACTACCTGGCGGACGTCCTGCAACCGCAGCTGGAGGACGGCCGGGCGAGCACCGGGGCGACGGGCGGGTTCACCCTCGCGGCGATGGCGATGGTCGCGACCGGCCGGACCGAGGAGGAGTACGCCGACGCGGTCGCCGGCACCAAGCGCCAGATCGGGTTCTACGCCTCGACGCCCGCCTACAAACCGGTGCTCGACCACCACGGCTGGGGCGACCTGCACGGCGAGGCGCACGCGTTCACGAAGGCCGGACGATGGACCGAGCTGGGCGACCTGGTCGACGACGAGGTCCTCACGACGCTCGCGGTCGTCGGCGAGCTCGACCGGGTCGGGGCCGACGTCCGCGCCCGGTTCGACGGGCTCGCGTCGCGGGTGGTCCTGTCGATTCCCTACGCGGCCGACGACGCGCTCGGGCTCGACATCGCGTCCAGCTGA
- a CDS encoding LURP-one-related/scramblase family protein produces MGFRDRGLNGPKFQMREKILAIGDDYWIEDENGNKHYKVDGKAARIRDTFILEDASGAELSKIQEKKLSVRDKMTIERGSTTATVRKRLLGIRDHYIIEVDDGDDLKAHGNILDHEYEIERDGDTVAKVSKKWFRVRDTYGVQLAEGQDVALILAITVCVDAMARD; encoded by the coding sequence ATGGGATTTCGCGATCGGGGCCTGAACGGACCGAAGTTCCAGATGCGCGAGAAGATCCTGGCGATCGGCGACGACTACTGGATCGAGGACGAGAACGGCAACAAGCACTACAAGGTCGACGGCAAGGCAGCACGGATCCGCGACACGTTCATCCTCGAGGACGCCAGCGGTGCCGAGCTGTCGAAGATCCAGGAGAAGAAGCTCAGCGTCCGCGACAAGATGACCATCGAGCGCGGCAGCACGACTGCGACGGTGCGCAAGCGCCTTCTCGGCATCCGCGACCACTACATCATCGAGGTCGACGACGGCGACGACCTCAAGGCGCACGGCAACATCCTCGATCACGAGTACGAGATCGAGCGGGACGGCGACACGGTCGCGAAGGTGTCCAAGAAGTGGTTCCGGGTCCGCGACACCTACGGTGTCCAGCTGGCCGAGGGCCAGGACGTGGCACTCATCCTGGCGATCACGGTCTGCGTCGACGCGATGGCGCGCGACTGA
- a CDS encoding response regulator transcription factor translates to MTQRPRRILVVEDEPVINGAVSDRLTAEGYDVAQAYDGPAAVQAFAEHEPDLVVLDVMLPGFDGHEVCRRVQAVRPVPVLMLTARDDETDILVGLGVGADDYLTKPFRMRELVARVASLLRRVDRAAALAGAGSAATDLGDLRIDAGARRVWAAEDEVHLTPTEFDLLVCLASEPGTVLTRERLLADVWGWPGASGTRTVDSHVKALRAKIGADRVRTVHGVGYALEAHRSDGP, encoded by the coding sequence ATGACCCAGCGGCCCCGCCGGATCCTCGTCGTCGAGGACGAGCCCGTGATCAACGGGGCCGTGAGCGATCGCCTGACGGCGGAGGGGTACGACGTCGCACAGGCCTACGACGGGCCCGCCGCGGTGCAGGCCTTCGCCGAGCACGAGCCCGACCTGGTCGTGCTCGACGTGATGCTGCCCGGGTTCGACGGGCACGAGGTGTGCCGCCGGGTCCAGGCGGTCCGCCCGGTGCCGGTGCTGATGCTCACCGCCCGCGACGACGAGACCGACATCCTGGTCGGACTCGGCGTGGGCGCCGACGACTACCTGACCAAGCCGTTCCGGATGCGCGAGCTCGTGGCCCGGGTCGCCTCGTTGCTGCGCCGGGTCGACCGCGCCGCAGCCTTGGCCGGAGCAGGATCCGCTGCCACCGACCTGGGCGACCTCCGGATCGACGCCGGCGCCCGCCGGGTCTGGGCCGCGGAGGACGAGGTCCACCTGACGCCGACGGAGTTCGACCTGCTGGTCTGCCTCGCCTCCGAGCCCGGCACGGTGCTCACCCGCGAGCGCCTGCTGGCCGACGTCTGGGGCTGGCCCGGGGCGTCCGGCACCCGTACCGTCGACAGCCACGTGAAGGCGCTGCGCGCCAAGATCGGCGCCGATCGTGTCCGCACCGTCCACGGCGTCGGCTACGCACTCGAGGCCCACCGGAGCGACGGGCCGTGA